GCGAGCTAGAATCGATTTTATTGTATTTAATCTAGCTTTTTTCTTATCATTGCTAACAATAATAGTCCACGGTGCAAAATCAGTATTTGATGCTAGTAGCATTGAGTATTTTGCTAGGGTGTATTGCTCCCAAAGAATTTGGCTTTGTTGATCGACTGGCGAGAGTTTGTATTGTTTTAGTGGGTCGTCCTTGCGGCTATCAAAACGAGCTTTTTGCTCTTCTTTGCTAACTGAGAAGTAGAACTTAAACAAAATTATGCCAGAGTTTACTAGCATTTCTTCTAGTTTTGGCACTTGGCGCAAAAACATATTGTGCTCTTCGTTGGTACAAAAGCCCATCACAGGCTCAACGCCACCACGGTTATACCAACTACGATCAAAGATCACGATTTCGCCTGCGCTAGGCAGGTGTTTTATGTAGCGTTGAAAATACCATTGTGTGCGCTCTACATCGCTTGGTTTTTCAAGCGCTACCACGCGACACCCACGAGGATTTAAGTGCTCGGTGATGCGTTTGATCGTGCCACCCTTACCAGCTGCATCGCGGCCTTCTGTGAGGATTAGCACCTTTAGGCCTTTTTCTTTTACATAGCTTTGAAGTTTAAGTAGCTCAATTTGAAGTTTTACAAGCTCTTTTTCATATTTAAGCTTTTTCT
The nucleotide sequence above comes from Campylobacter magnus. Encoded proteins:
- the ppk2 gene encoding polyphosphate kinase 2 encodes the protein MSEEIKKDKESKYVTIKVKKKKLKYEKELVKLQIELLKLQSYVKEKGLKVLILTEGRDAAGKGGTIKRITEHLNPRGCRVVALEKPSDVERTQWYFQRYIKHLPSAGEIVIFDRSWYNRGGVEPVMGFCTNEEHNMFLRQVPKLEEMLVNSGIILFKFYFSVSKEEQKARFDSRKDDPLKQYKLSPVDQQSQILWEQYTLAKYSMLLASNTDFAPWTIIVSNDKKKARLNTIKSILARIDYPKKISKKELEVDEKLVKTGSQEIAIMAKTLRNEGLKKIEDKKK